GGGCATAACCTTACCTTTATACCAGGTGATATCCGTGCCTGCCAGTAACTTTACTCCGCGTCGGTTGAGTTCTTTCACCAACTGAAAATCCATCTTTACCAACGTTCTGATAAGATTAAAATCTTCCTTTGATATCTTTGCCGTAGACAGGTCAGCTTTTAAATCATACCAGTATTTAAGATCTTTCGCCGGCACATCTTTAAACCGTCCATCAGCGCATGTGTCGGTATTGATAGCCGTTAGTAATCTTTTCCAGAACACCAGGGTGGGGCACTGGTAGCTTCCGCTGTTTTTAAGCCGCCGGAAAAGATTATTTGCTTTATTTACATCATAGGTACCACTGATATCAGCAGATTGCACATAAAATAAAAGACGAGTAAGGTCTGAAAATGAATCATGAACCTCATGGGTCTTTTGCACCATCTGGCTTCTTATTTGCGTTTCTTTTGAGCTGGAGGCAATTAAGATTCCCAATAAATGCTCAAAAGTAGATTGACCTGCTTCTGCCGCATCAGCAATATTAACGCTGATAGGACAATGGCCCACTACCTTAATGCCTGCCTGTTTGGCTTCATTTACGATGGCAAAGTATACTTCGGGATCGTATAGATCATAGATCTTTATAAAATCGGCACCTGAGGCTTTTGCTTCCCTCACAAAATTGGCAGCTTCTTCTTTCGATTTTACCACGATGCCCCACCACCAGTTCTGATCAGGTCCAAATACCGCCAGAGGAATGTACATGTTGGGCCCAATCAATTTACCTTCGTTTATCAACTTACGCCACTCAGTTTTCATTTCAAATAGTGCAGCATTGTTGTACATATCTCTAACACTGGTAATACCATTGCATATCATCAGTGGGAAAAAGACCAGGCTGTCATTCAGACAGTGAACGTGCATGTCCCACAGTCCTGGAATCAGATATTTACCTTTCCCGTCTATAATCCGGGTGTTTGCTCCAAAGTTTTTCCGGGAAAACTTCTCTATCGCTGTAATCTTACCATCTGTTACCAGCACCGTCATGTTGGGTTTTTCCTTGCTTCCGGTGCAATCTATCACAGACACATTAACAACGGCCATATCCTGAGCTTTTGTTCCCGGATGAAAAAATGCCCATGCTATAAATATGGCCAAAATAGTTGTTTTACTCTTCATATTTTCATGGATTTGGTTTACATAGAAGCAAAGTGTGCTCATATAAGCACTTGTATAGCAGTATAATATATAACAGTATTTATAACCGGTTGTTGGTGATTAAACCGTTATTCTTTTGAAAAAAATATGAATTGTTTTTATGATAGGCATAATCAAAAAAGCCTCTTGACTTGTTTTATAAATACGATGGCTTAACAAATAATCTACTGATTAAAACACTTGAAAAAATGAATAAACATTTAATTTCTTTCATTGCAATTATATCATTAACACTTCTCATCACATCGTGCAGAACATCATGCACCGGTGAAATGTCCGATAAGAAAAGAGAGATGATTAAAAGTGAAATAGAGACAATAGTAAAGAATTTCTTTAATCCAAAGACCCTAAATTATAGCACCCATACCGGGCTAAGGGCCGATAAGGAGGGGTATGTTTTCGGGCTGGAAGGAAAAATCGGGTTTACCAGTTACGCTAGTTACAACGAACAGATGAAAATTAATTTTGCAGGCATTCAGAGGTTCACAGAAGCATCAATTGTTTCAATGTATGTTTACGTGCTTTCAGAGAATGCCGCAACATGTACAACGGAATTTAAAAGTAAGTACTTAACCGTAAAAGGTGATACGATCCCCAATAATGGCTGTTGGACGGCTGTATTTAAAAAGTTCGATAATGGCTGGAAAGTAATACAAGAGAATGCCACACACATAAAATAAATGTATGCCGGCTTCTCATTCTAATCTAATTACTTATTTATCTGAAACAAATTGTTGTTTTTCCTTTTTACAAATCAACTGTACCGCCCATTTACCGGTTTGAGCCGAAGGTGGAAGTCCACCACCGGGAGACAGCCACTGTCCGGCCATGTAAAAGTTCTTAAGCCCGGGAAGCTGCATTTTCAGCGATTTCATCAAGTTGTCTTTTGTAGGCATAAAACCTTCGTAAGCACCATCTTTCACTCCGGTGTACTCAACATCGGTTTTAGGAGTTGCCACATCAATCACTTCAATAAATTCCGTAATGCCCGGATATTCCTTTTCAAGACAAGCCGTGGCATCTTTCTGTATCTGAAGTTTCTCGGCCTTGTATTCTTGCTCGTCCATGCTCTCCCACAGTTTCCAGGGACTGTCGAACCTCAGAACGATTGTTGTTTTTCCTTCGGGAGCCAGGGTGGGGTCGAACGAATAATTCATGATCGAATACCCGTTTTCTAATTTGGTATTGCCCATCATTTTGTCTTTCGACATATTAATAACTATGGGACAGATTGAAGGAATGGCTTTATTTACCCCAAACGAAACCTGAACGATGGGCGTAAAAAGCTCCCAGTTTTTATACGCGAAATCAATTTCTTGTGACATGTACTTTGCATCCAGCATCTTGAAGATGGTGGTATATCCATCGGCAGTGCCAATAACATAATCGGCATCAATTGTAGTTCCATCGGTAAGCAATACCCCTTTCGCTACACTGTTTTCTACAATCACTTTCTCCACTTTCTTTTTATATGATATCACTCCGCCCAGCTTGTTGAGCTTTTCCACCATACGTTGCGCCATTGGGTATGAACCTCCTTTTATATATCCGGCATTTTTCTGATTAAACCAGCCAAGCATAAATATAAATGCCAATGCCGAAAAATTGCGGTTGCCATACAGCGAAAAGAAAACAGATTTAAGACGTTTATTCTTAAACTTCAGTTTCTCAAAATACTCATTACAGGAGAGCTTCCCAAATTTCCGTATTACATTAAATACCGGCAACATTTGGGGTAGGATTCTGATATAATCCAGCGGACTGCGCAATTCCGGTGGTAAGGCAAACGGCTCTAATAAGGCACTTTTACGCATGTCGGTACACATCCTTTGAATGGACGCTTTGTCTTCGGGCGCTAATTCAACCAGGTACTTCTCCCAACGGTCTATATTGGAGTAGATGATAAACTCATTCCCTTCTTCATCCAAAATTCGCGAATGAATTTCGTGGTCAATGATTTCAGTCTCATTATTAATAACATTGGTCTCTTTCCAAATTTCGTGAAAAGCCCCTTTTGCAGTGCCAATCAACCAATGGAGACAATAATCAAAACGATAACCCTTACGGTCCCAGGCTGTACATTGCCCTCCCGCAACACTGTGCATTTCGATAATTTCCGTTTCAAAACCATTCATGGCCGCGTAAATACCGGCAGACAATCCGGCAATTCCACCTCCGATTATTAGTACCTTCTTGCTCATGGGTAATTGTGTTTAACAGTTTATTATCATTGTTGATTTCATTCTCTTTGAATATTGAAGCAGGAACATTATAATGCTGCTCATTTATTATTCACAAATATAAAAACTTAATTCCTAATTTCTCTTTTTTGTTTGTTTTTTATTTTCAATGTTATTTTAAAAGATTTATGTAGATTAAAATAGACCGAACAAACCAGTATTGAATGACCTTGCATTATGTGCTTCTTATAAATAGCGTTGTCCTGGATTAGAAAATAATGATTACTTTTTAATTGGAGGAAATATACTTTTCGTTTTGATTAGTCATTAGAAGCCGAAGAGAGTTAATTGAAAAGAGTCTTGTGCTATTAACTACAATACCAAGTATGATTTTATTAAAAATAAGGAATCACATAAAGCAGAAAGTGGTTTTAAATACCATCATCTTTATATGAAGTAATCTTCTTAAAGTTGTTAGTCCACAGTCAGAATTTTGTTATCCGTTCATATTACTTCACTACGATCCATGCTCCTGTTTTTAAATCTTTATATTCCTTTGAAAAAGCTTTTTTAAATGCTTCTATTGCTTTAACAGAACTATCATGTGTTGAAATTCCAATCAACTTTACATTTTGCTTTTTTATTAACTCTATCTTCTTATTTACATCGCTTACTGTAAGTGGCTCCCAAGGCAACCGGCCTGTAATAAGATATCCCATATATTTTTCCGAGTCCCCATAAATCGGAAAATGGATCCCTCCAAGAATACCATATATCGGCAAATCAGATATCCTTTTACAACGTAAAAGTAGTTTGTCAACTGTCTGATGCCCACAACCAGTAACAATAATTAATCCTTTATCCTTAACATTAATAATTAATCCTTGCTCCTGAGTTGGCCAAAAGAACAAAGGAGCCTTTATAATTCCAGTTGTATAAACCCCCTTACAAATTTTGGTAGGATCATTAAATAAAAGAGCAGGAATTTTGAGATTAAGACTGTCACAGGGAACAAAGATGTTCATTTCAGGAAGGATGGATTTATTTTTTGAGTTTATAAAAGTCTTGTCATTAATCCATTTCCAATTATTCTGGTGATCTCCGTGATTGTGTGATATAACAATAGCATCTATTTCGCAGACATCAATACCAAGAAGGTCAAGATTATAACGAAGAACACACTCTATTGAATCGTCATCAATACCCGTATCAAAAAGTATTGTAAAATTGTCAGTTCGGATAAGATAAGATATCCCTCCGGCTTTTCTAAATGTTTTTCCATCATTAAGATTCTCAACAAGAGGAATTAACTCAAACTTATTTGTATAACCAAAATTTTGAATTTTAAACAACCTTTGTTGATCGTTATTCCATGTAGAATCTGACTTCATTACATTAATCTTATATTGCTTATAAAGTTCTAAGGCATTAGAGGTGTCTTTAACAAATGATGCAAATAAAGAATCGGTTTCAATAGCTTTAAACAAATCCGTTTTCTCCTGTTTCGTAAGCTGAAAGAGGTTATTCTGTTGAGCAGATAATCCAAAACAGAATAATGTTGCCAGAAACAACAATACAGTTTTCATAACTTATTCACTTTTATCTTGTATGATTATTTGTAGTCATTCTACATTTAATCCAGAACTTTTATTATGCAGGTTTGATTAATGATTACCTTTTATATAACAATTACAACCAAAATATGATTCTGTAATGGATGAAGAATTAGTAAACTTTATACGTTAATAATATTCACAGATTTTGAAGCAATTTAGTCAAAAAGTAAACATCTCAAATGAAGATTTGAGATGTTTATATAATCAGTTGGAATAAAATTATATTAAGTCCTGATTGAATATGTTTTAATTTGGATGAAATAAATAAACATTCTAATTCATATATTATTATAACTACAGAAGCTAATGAGCTTCTATCTGTCATTCATAATTCAAAGAAAAGTATGCCAGTTAATATTTAATTACCATTTCATAAAATCCTTAATTTTTTCAACCGGAATACCGAAATTAAAATTGTCTGTTCCAGACAGTTTTGCAAAGTTTACTGCTACCAAATTTCCATATTCATCAATAACAGGGCTACCGCTTGAACCTTGAAGCGTAGGGATACTATAAAGCAGTCGTTGTCCATCTGGCAATTGAGTTAATTTTCCGCTTGTCATTTGTACATTTATTCCTTTTTGTGTATTTGCAAGGGTCAATCCAGCATTGTAACCAATCATATACAATTGCTGATTGATCTTCAACTTTTCTTCATCCTTATTTCCTGAGAATAATTTTGTAAAAGACTTACTTTTTGCATTCTGTTCTGCAGTGGTAAATATGTAACTATCGTTAGGAGTTTTTTTGTTTTTTAGTTGTATTAAAGCTAAATCAACGTCTTCTTTTTCAGAGACACGTACTACAACACAAGGATTTTTATCAATAAAGTCTTTGTCATTCGTTACAAACGTATTATTATATGCAATACCGATTTCGCAAACTGAGCTTATTATTAGTGCTTCAGGATCTAAATTGGCATCAAGGTTATTGTATGTTTGTAATAACTCATTAAAATTGGTCTCTATTTCAGATTGTTTCTGAACAATTTCTGAAAGATTTGCCTGATCTGTATAAGGATTACCGTAGTTATCGTAGTATGTGCAATTACTTTTTTGAGTATCTAAATTATAATATTCAGATTGCATATTTTCAAGTTGGCCTTGGAGTAGTTCTTTCAAGCTTCTAATAAGCCCAATAAATCCCTGTTTTGCTTGCGCTATATCAATGGTTGGCTGTGCAACATGGCGGTTAGTTAATATTGAGCCTTCTTTATCTATAAAAAAGCCTGTCCCTGTCAGCATTTTACGATTTTTGATAATTTCATTAATATCTAATGTGAAGTTTTCTAAGTTCCCCTCATTATCAATTCCTGTAAAATATATTGTTTCTCTATTGGGTATCTGTATTTTATAATAGAATTCATTCAATATAACTACAACACCAGATGCATCATTATTGAATAGCTCTTCAGCTGTTTTTTTAGAATTACAACCAACAAACGTTATTGATAGGAGTAAATAAATGAATATTTTTTTCATAACATCTATACTGTTAAATTTCAACTTCTAAAGATACGTGAATTGTTGCAAATGTATGAAAAAAGTAGTTTAAATTTAAAAAAAATACTAAAAATTTCAATAATCAAGTAATCAAACATATATTTAAAACGTAATAGCGTGAAAGAATGAATTTATTTAGACAAGAATAAAACGTTTGAATATCATTTATATGCTTCTGTGTACCTCTCAGTTAATAGCACCTTTTCTAATTATATATAAGTCTGATTTCATTTAAAAACATACAAATTAGATACAGTGGAGGTGTGGTGTCAAATATAACCATTCTTACATAAAGCAACCTTCGTAGTGTACACGAGAGTATTCTTGCTCATGAACGACAAAGACGTGATACAGAAAGATGACATTCATAATATTGTTTGATTGGACTCTACAATATAATGATTTATCAACTTATTTTTATTTAGCAACTTCCCCTTTCTCGGATGAACTAATTTATTAAACAAATCAGCTTTTGTTTTGTTAGATATTTAATTATAAATCACAAGAACCATTCAAAATACAAAAAATGAAAAAGAAATCAAGAATTATTCAATTATTTGCAGCACTTATTGTAGTAGCAGCAATCGCGTCTTTCAACAGTTGTATGAATAAAAACGGTAACACCTCTGGAAGTAAATCAGAAATTGATTCACTACGTAATCAAATTAAAGAATTAACTGCAGGCAATGATACTCTTACAAAAAACCTTGTAAAGTTTGACACACTTGATTTTACTATATTCAGCAATCAGGAATGGGTAAGATTCCATGAAAATCATTCAAAAGATATAAAGGTGTACTGGCCGGACGGACATTTTACTACGGGATTAGAAAGACACATTGCAGATTTGAAAGCCATGTTTGTATATGCTCCTGACACAAGAATTAAGCAACATCCTGTCCGTTTTGGAAGCAGCACAGGTGAATGGACTGCAGTAACGGGAGTAATGGAAGGAACATTTACAAAACCCATGCCTATTGGTAATGGAAAATTTATTCAGCCAACAGGGAAAAAATTCAAATTGCCTATGTGCACAATAGGACATTGGAAAAACGGAGTAATGTTTGAGGAATTTCTGTTTTGGGATAATCAAACTTACATGAATCAACTAGGATTAGGTAAATAAAGATATCTATTCTTATATTGACGTTATCTCTCTTTTTTGTAATATGAATAACTGTTTTAGAACTACTTATAATAGCACCTTTCAAATACATATATTATGTTTGAAAGGTGCTTAATATTTCTATTAATGCTTTAATTTATTTGATTCAGGTAATTTGTACATCTTTATTGGTGACAATCTTTGCCTTATTCATAAACTTATAGAGATTTCTCAATTATGATATTCTGAAATCCCAGATGATGCATAAATTCTCTTAGGATTAATAACGATGCTGCAAAAGAAGAACTTTCTGGTAATGTATCGGTACTGTATGGTCTGCCAGAGATGATAATTGCCAAACGGCTAAAAACGTCTTCCATTTCTTTAATCGACAAGACTTTTTTCGGAGATGATAGACTCTTGTTTGCTTGCAGAATGATTTCCTGCATAACAGGAGAAAAGGAATACAACTCTGAATTGGTGGGCAATAATTTTTTTAAAGGAATGATAGTATCTTCGATAAAGTTAATGGCATATTCTATCTCATCTGGCGAAGGAGGAGTATGTTTGAAAAATTCTTTGGACGTTTTTTCGCTTCCTAACGGAAGTATCCAAAAATCATCCGGTTCTAATGGAGATTTTCCAGAGGCTACAATAGTGCATTCTTCAGTGATAAGAAGTAATGTTATAATTTTATTTTTTTGTGATTCATTATAGGCTGCACAATAAAGTTTTGTGATATTAGCCTTCATCTCAGGAGGTACAGCTGAATTCATAAGTCGATAACGTTTAAACCAATGTATTGTATCTTTCCCGTAAAGATAGTTTAAAATTACAATAATAATTCGGCAAAGATCTAATTTTAAATTCAATTTCAGGCAAGTTTCAGGCAACTTTTTTCGGTGCTTTGAGCATCGTACACCAACAAAAAACACTCCACCATGGGGTTTTCACGATCCAATTACAACCTTCTCCGCCATATTTTCACTCTTAGTCAGCTTAAGTACATTATGAGGTATATGGAGAAAATCGTGCAAGATGAATTTATTATATCCGGTTGAAGAAGATACTTTTTCAATTTAAGTTCTCTTTCATGTGAAAATTCAAAATTTATACTAAATTGTTTAGTATCATTGCTCAATAAACTTTAAAAACTAGAATCATGAAAAAATTAACTTTAATGATCATGGCAGTGATGATTGCTTCGTTTGCTTTCGCACAAAAAGAACAGAAAAAAAACATTCCTGCACAAGTCGAAAAAACTTTTCAAAAACAATTTCCTAATGCTACAAAAGTAAAATGGGAAAAAGAAGGTGCCAAATATGAAGCAAACTTCACCCTGGATAAAACTGAACAGTCCGTTTTGATAGATAACACCGGCAAAATGGTGGAGGTTGAAGCTGCTATTGGAATTAACCAGTTGCCTAAGAATATTTTAAGCTATGTAACAGCTCATTATCCAGGAAAAGCAATAAAGGAAGCTGCTAAAATAACAGACAGTAAAGGCAAAGTTACCTATGAGGCAGGAATCAAAGGAAAAGACCTCATTTTTGATTTAAATGGTAATTTTATTAAAGAATCAAAAGAATAGACTTTAATAAGTTACTCTTTTCTGATTACCTATTAAATATTTATGTCATTCCCAGTAACTGTGCGCTTCCCTTTTAAAGGGAAGCACCAAAAGGGAAAGCTGACAAGATAAGGAAATTAGCATACTCTACCTGACTGAAAATCATTATGATTTTCCATCCAGTTCCTTAATGGTTTTCTTTGCTGCTGCCAGTCTTATTTTATTATTATTTTCTATAAGCTTCGCTATAGCCAACTTTTCTAATTTGTAATGCAATGGCACTAGTAATGATGCAATACTGACCAGTATCAGCAACATTAAAGACGGGGTATAATTAGTAAATGTTTCAATAATAGGATGGAGCACCTGATCTATAAATTCAAACGAGATAAGAAGTACTACTATACCCAAAAACTTAATCAGCCTCTGACTCGCAATAATTGTACGGCTTAATAACAGGAATACAATAATAAAAACGATAATTGAAATAGCCAGAATAGTTAGCTGTAGTCTGCGAACACGTACTTCTTCCTGATGCTGCTTGGCAAGTTCAATCTCTTTCTGACGAATCTGTTCGTTAAACTTAAGCATATTCATCCTGCTAATTTTGTCCCTACTAAACATAAACTCCTGCGTTTTAAGCATTATGCTCTGATATTTAAATGCACTGTCTATTTGATTCTTCGATTTAAATAATTGACTCAACAGCCGGCTTGATTTTAGAATATATATTCTGAACACACTATTTTTACTAAAAGAAAATGCTTTTCGTCCATAATAAATAGCCGAATCAATTTGGTTATTACGCTCAAAATGTTTTCCTACTTCATAAAAACCAAGAATCTGATCTTGAATACTCAATAAATCCGTAATTTTTAAATAAGTTCTGAAATATTCTAATGCTAATGATGACTGCCCTAATTTTGAATAAATAGTTCCTAAAATGTTTCCCCAATGAGGAATCGATTTTTTACCCCCAAAATCTATACTCATATGTAGTCCATACTGAGCATAGTAAAGAGCAGAATCAAGCATATTTTGTTTTTCATAAGCACGAGCCAGGTTCTCAATTGTTGGGAAAAATTGCACCATCCAGAAACTATATTTTTGTCCATGATAAAGAGAGATAGCTTTTTTATAATTTGATAC
The Bacteroides sedimenti genome window above contains:
- a CDS encoding S1 family peptidase; this translates as MKKIFIYLLLSITFVGCNSKKTAEELFNNDASGVVVILNEFYYKIQIPNRETIYFTGIDNEGNLENFTLDINEIIKNRKMLTGTGFFIDKEGSILTNRHVAQPTIDIAQAKQGFIGLIRSLKELLQGQLENMQSEYYNLDTQKSNCTYYDNYGNPYTDQANLSEIVQKQSEIETNFNELLQTYNNLDANLDPEALIISSVCEIGIAYNNTFVTNDKDFIDKNPCVVVRVSEKEDVDLALIQLKNKKTPNDSYIFTTAEQNAKSKSFTKLFSGNKDEEKLKINQQLYMIGYNAGLTLANTQKGINVQMTSGKLTQLPDGQRLLYSIPTLQGSSGSPVIDEYGNLVAVNFAKLSGTDNFNFGIPVEKIKDFMKW
- a CDS encoding MBL fold metallo-hydrolase, which translates into the protein MKTVLLFLATLFCFGLSAQQNNLFQLTKQEKTDLFKAIETDSLFASFVKDTSNALELYKQYKINVMKSDSTWNNDQQRLFKIQNFGYTNKFELIPLVENLNDGKTFRKAGGISYLIRTDNFTILFDTGIDDDSIECVLRYNLDLLGIDVCEIDAIVISHNHGDHQNNWKWINDKTFINSKNKSILPEMNIFVPCDSLNLKIPALLFNDPTKICKGVYTTGIIKAPLFFWPTQEQGLIINVKDKGLIIVTGCGHQTVDKLLLRCKRISDLPIYGILGGIHFPIYGDSEKYMGYLITGRLPWEPLTVSDVNKKIELIKKQNVKLIGISTHDSSVKAIEAFKKAFSKEYKDLKTGAWIVVK
- a CDS encoding amidohydrolase family protein, whose product is MKSKTTILAIFIAWAFFHPGTKAQDMAVVNVSVIDCTGSKEKPNMTVLVTDGKITAIEKFSRKNFGANTRIIDGKGKYLIPGLWDMHVHCLNDSLVFFPLMICNGITSVRDMYNNAALFEMKTEWRKLINEGKLIGPNMYIPLAVFGPDQNWWWGIVVKSKEEAANFVREAKASGADFIKIYDLYDPEVYFAIVNEAKQAGIKVVGHCPISVNIADAAEAGQSTFEHLLGILIASSSKETQIRSQMVQKTHEVHDSFSDLTRLLFYVQSADISGTYDVNKANNLFRRLKNSGSYQCPTLVFWKRLLTAINTDTCADGRFKDVPAKDLKYWYDLKADLSTAKISKEDFNLIRTLVKMDFQLVKELNRRGVKLLAGTDITWYKGKVMPKFGLHDELSLLVEAGLSPMEALLTATKNAAEALGVLDKAGTLEVGKCADMLLLDANPLKDIQNTTKINSVVKAGNYYSRDKLDNLLHDVEMKAKK
- a CDS encoding phytoene desaturase family protein — its product is MSKKVLIIGGGIAGLSAGIYAAMNGFETEIIEMHSVAGGQCTAWDRKGYRFDYCLHWLIGTAKGAFHEIWKETNVINNETEIIDHEIHSRILDEEGNEFIIYSNIDRWEKYLVELAPEDKASIQRMCTDMRKSALLEPFALPPELRSPLDYIRILPQMLPVFNVIRKFGKLSCNEYFEKLKFKNKRLKSVFFSLYGNRNFSALAFIFMLGWFNQKNAGYIKGGSYPMAQRMVEKLNKLGGVISYKKKVEKVIVENSVAKGVLLTDGTTIDADYVIGTADGYTTIFKMLDAKYMSQEIDFAYKNWELFTPIVQVSFGVNKAIPSICPIVINMSKDKMMGNTKLENGYSIMNYSFDPTLAPEGKTTIVLRFDSPWKLWESMDEQEYKAEKLQIQKDATACLEKEYPGITEFIEVIDVATPKTDVEYTGVKDGAYEGFMPTKDNLMKSLKMQLPGLKNFYMAGQWLSPGGGLPPSAQTGKWAVQLICKKEKQQFVSDK
- a CDS encoding PepSY-like domain-containing protein, which codes for MKKLTLMIMAVMIASFAFAQKEQKKNIPAQVEKTFQKQFPNATKVKWEKEGAKYEANFTLDKTEQSVLIDNTGKMVEVEAAIGINQLPKNILSYVTAHYPGKAIKEAAKITDSKGKVTYEAGIKGKDLIFDLNGNFIKESKE
- a CDS encoding ester cyclase; protein product: MKKKSRIIQLFAALIVVAAIASFNSCMNKNGNTSGSKSEIDSLRNQIKELTAGNDTLTKNLVKFDTLDFTIFSNQEWVRFHENHSKDIKVYWPDGHFTTGLERHIADLKAMFVYAPDTRIKQHPVRFGSSTGEWTAVTGVMEGTFTKPMPIGNGKFIQPTGKKFKLPMCTIGHWKNGVMFEEFLFWDNQTYMNQLGLGK
- a CDS encoding tetratricopeptide repeat protein; protein product: MKNKLVFVIIILPLSILAQSLNYFDSLKLQLRKNINDSVRFQVIRSLSEGYAQNNPDSAIRYAQAAVQFVTRNNDKLPVWAAWNASNLMGMALQSIGNYPDAEEYFLKQLKQSEVIKDSFGIFKAYMCLGNINLEEENNKDAVSNYKKAISLYHGQKYSFWMVQFFPTIENLARAYEKQNMLDSALYYAQYGLHMSIDFGGKKSIPHWGNILGTIYSKLGQSSLALEYFRTYLKITDLLSIQDQILGFYEVGKHFERNNQIDSAIYYGRKAFSFSKNSVFRIYILKSSRLLSQLFKSKNQIDSAFKYQSIMLKTQEFMFSRDKISRMNMLKFNEQIRQKEIELAKQHQEEVRVRRLQLTILAISIIVFIIVFLLLSRTIIASQRLIKFLGIVVLLISFEFIDQVLHPIIETFTNYTPSLMLLILVSIASLLVPLHYKLEKLAIAKLIENNNKIRLAAAKKTIKELDGKS